A region from the Haloarcula limicola genome encodes:
- a CDS encoding glutamate--tRNA ligase, translating into MDDALRQRIEEAAETNALLNAVKHDSEAQVGAIMGPLMGENPEFREYGDEIPAIVSPVVDRVNGMDAEGRRERLSELAPEKLEALEAADESDEHPLPDLPDADEYDTVRMRVAPNPNGPWHIGHARMAAVIGTYKERYDGEFVCRFDDTDPETKRPDLDAYDAILDAIDYLGFEPDAVYRASDRVETYYDHARELIDLGGAYTCSCPQGEFSDMKNSGQACSHREKDAETVLDEFEAMVDGEYESGEMVLRVRTDITHKNPALRDFVAFRMIDTPHPREEAEDYRCWPMLDFQSGVDDHLLGVTHIIRGIDLQDSAKRQGFVYDYFDWEYPEVVHWGHVQVDEYDVKMSTSTIAELIAEGELDGWDDPRAPTVASLRRRGIRGEALVDAMVELGTSTSNVDLAMSSVYANNRDLIDDDTDRAFFVRDGDEHGGLVERQVVGGPDAGEPPFHPDHEDRGRREIPVAGGVAVEGDDLPEHGERVWLKGYGCVRHTRDAFEYVGDDISAVREEGVDVVHWAPADGPELRLRTIDGDVTGVAEPGVLDYEADDMLQFERIGFARVDEIASDGESVAYFAHP; encoded by the coding sequence ATGGACGACGCGCTACGCCAGCGTATCGAGGAGGCCGCCGAGACGAACGCCCTCCTCAACGCGGTCAAACACGACAGCGAGGCACAGGTCGGGGCCATCATGGGGCCACTCATGGGCGAGAACCCGGAGTTCCGCGAGTACGGCGACGAGATCCCGGCGATCGTCTCGCCGGTGGTCGACCGGGTCAACGGCATGGACGCCGAGGGACGCCGCGAGCGACTGAGCGAACTCGCCCCCGAGAAACTCGAAGCGCTCGAAGCGGCGGACGAGAGCGACGAGCACCCCCTTCCGGACCTCCCCGACGCCGACGAGTACGACACCGTGCGGATGCGCGTCGCGCCGAACCCCAACGGTCCGTGGCACATCGGCCACGCGCGGATGGCGGCCGTCATCGGGACGTACAAGGAACGGTACGACGGCGAGTTCGTCTGCCGATTCGACGACACCGACCCGGAGACCAAGCGCCCGGACCTCGACGCCTACGACGCCATCCTCGACGCCATCGACTATCTGGGCTTCGAACCCGACGCCGTCTATCGGGCCAGCGACCGCGTCGAGACGTACTACGACCACGCGCGGGAACTCATCGACCTCGGCGGGGCCTACACCTGCTCCTGTCCGCAGGGGGAGTTCTCCGACATGAAGAACAGCGGCCAGGCCTGTTCCCACCGTGAAAAGGACGCCGAGACCGTTCTCGACGAGTTCGAGGCGATGGTCGACGGCGAGTACGAGAGCGGCGAGATGGTCCTCCGCGTGCGGACCGACATCACGCACAAGAACCCCGCGCTGCGTGACTTCGTCGCCTTCCGGATGATCGACACGCCTCACCCCCGCGAAGAGGCCGAGGACTACCGCTGCTGGCCGATGTTGGACTTCCAGAGCGGCGTCGACGACCACCTGCTGGGGGTCACGCACATCATCCGCGGCATCGACCTGCAGGACTCCGCGAAGCGCCAGGGGTTCGTCTACGACTACTTCGACTGGGAGTACCCCGAGGTCGTCCACTGGGGGCACGTGCAGGTCGACGAGTACGACGTGAAGATGTCCACCTCGACCATCGCGGAGCTGATCGCCGAGGGGGAACTCGACGGTTGGGACGACCCGCGCGCGCCGACCGTCGCCAGTCTCCGCCGGCGGGGCATCCGCGGCGAGGCGTTGGTCGACGCGATGGTCGAACTCGGCACCTCGACCTCGAACGTCGACCTCGCCATGTCCTCGGTCTATGCGAACAACCGCGACCTGATAGACGACGACACCGACCGCGCGTTCTTCGTCCGCGACGGCGACGAGCACGGCGGCCTGGTCGAGCGCCAGGTCGTCGGCGGTCCCGACGCCGGCGAACCGCCGTTCCACCCCGACCACGAGGACCGGGGTCGACGCGAGATCCCGGTCGCGGGCGGCGTCGCCGTCGAGGGCGACGACCTGCCCGAACACGGCGAGCGCGTCTGGCTGAAGGGCTACGGCTGCGTTCGGCACACGCGCGACGCCTTCGAGTACGTCGGCGACGACATCTCGGCGGTCCGCGAGGAGGGCGTCGACGTGGTCCACTGGGCACCGGCCGACGGTCCCGAACTCCGCCTCCGGACGATAGACGGCGACGTGACCGGCGTCGCAGAGCCGGGCGTTCTCGACTACGAAGCCGACGACATGCTCCAGTTCGAGCGCATCGGCTTCGCTCGCGTGGACGAGATCGCATCCGACGGCGAGTCCGTCGCGTACTTCGCACACCCCTGA
- a CDS encoding GNAT family N-acetyltransferase translates to MELTEPLQFDHTDRKDIYEYVESHGSVDPEEARKALRMEPHPFGHHVAIMKRDGVLTEFDEELRIAYEDSGEEEFQADDVEFTIRQARQEDLTGLVGAIRAAIGSGEYIDAETVADVIDTEGVLLRHNELESRIFFVACIDNDVIGWVHLKHPESKKLSHTAELTVGVLADYRGHGIGARLLERGTEWASDHGYEKLYNSVPSTNQDAIDFLEDHGWETEAVREDHYKFDDEYADEVMLARSL, encoded by the coding sequence ATGGAGCTCACCGAGCCACTGCAGTTCGACCACACAGACCGGAAGGACATCTACGAGTACGTCGAGTCGCACGGGTCGGTGGATCCCGAGGAGGCGCGCAAGGCTCTGAGAATGGAGCCGCATCCGTTCGGCCACCACGTCGCCATCATGAAACGCGACGGCGTCCTCACCGAGTTCGACGAGGAACTGCGCATCGCCTACGAGGACAGCGGCGAGGAGGAGTTCCAAGCGGACGACGTGGAGTTCACCATCCGACAGGCCCGACAGGAGGACCTGACCGGACTCGTCGGGGCGATCCGGGCGGCCATCGGGAGCGGCGAGTACATCGACGCCGAGACGGTCGCCGACGTCATCGACACCGAAGGGGTCCTGCTCCGACACAACGAACTGGAGTCGCGCATCTTCTTCGTCGCCTGCATCGACAACGACGTCATCGGCTGGGTCCACCTCAAACACCCCGAGAGCAAGAAGCTCTCGCACACCGCCGAACTCACCGTGGGCGTACTGGCCGACTACCGCGGCCACGGCATCGGCGCGCGACTGCTCGAACGCGGCACCGAGTGGGCGTCGGACCACGGCTACGAGAAACTGTACAACTCCGTCCCCTCGACGAACCAGGACGCCATCGACTTCCTCGAAGACCACGGCTGGGAGACCGAAGCGGTGCGCGAGGACCACTACAAATTCGACGACGAGTACGCGGACGAAGTGATGCTGGC
- a CDS encoding alpha/beta hydrolase, with the protein MTEDTGETVTVERDVPFREVDGRTLLLDRYEATAASGPKPVAVLVRGGAFRYGDKGEFARHAIDLAAEGYVVVEPQYRLAPEWTFPAPLVDVKAAIEWCRAEGVSGDPQGVVAVGHSAGASLVLLAAATADEPGFEPERYPGASSSLDAVVGYSGVYDFRALGIEDGDHELAAYLGGGPEEIPEAYDLASPAGQVDASMPPTLLLHGEDDDVAPPRQSELMAEALAPLTDIDYEPVAGGHAFPFHGGFYDDVYDRTAAFLRQHVGAVTGPGRDLDAGGQPPSGGPDGRLPDDEPGRRPSGGPDDRSLGGGPEDRKPPTGDPADGSNRYRD; encoded by the coding sequence GTGACAGAAGACACCGGCGAGACTGTGACGGTCGAGCGGGACGTCCCGTTCCGGGAGGTCGACGGGCGGACGCTCCTACTCGACCGCTACGAGGCGACGGCGGCGAGCGGCCCGAAACCCGTGGCCGTCCTCGTCCGCGGCGGCGCGTTCCGCTACGGCGACAAGGGCGAGTTCGCCCGGCACGCCATCGACCTCGCCGCCGAGGGGTACGTCGTCGTCGAACCGCAGTACCGGCTGGCTCCGGAGTGGACGTTCCCGGCCCCGCTCGTCGACGTGAAGGCCGCGATCGAGTGGTGTCGCGCCGAGGGCGTCAGCGGCGACCCGCAGGGCGTCGTGGCCGTCGGACACTCCGCGGGCGCGAGTCTGGTCCTCCTGGCGGCGGCGACTGCCGACGAACCCGGTTTCGAACCGGAACGCTACCCGGGCGCGTCGTCGTCTCTCGATGCCGTCGTGGGCTACTCCGGCGTCTACGACTTCCGCGCGCTGGGCATCGAGGACGGCGACCACGAGCTCGCGGCGTACCTCGGTGGCGGCCCGGAGGAGATCCCCGAGGCGTACGACCTCGCCTCGCCGGCCGGGCAGGTCGACGCGTCGATGCCGCCGACGCTGTTGCTCCACGGCGAGGACGACGACGTCGCGCCGCCGCGGCAGTCCGAACTGATGGCCGAGGCGCTGGCACCGCTCACCGATATCGACTACGAACCGGTCGCGGGGGGCCACGCCTTCCCGTTCCACGGTGGGTTCTACGACGACGTCTACGACCGCACCGCCGCGTTCCTCCGTCAGCACGTCGGCGCGGTGACGGGGCCTGGCCGCGACTTGGACGCGGGCGGGCAGCCGCCGAGCGGTGGGCCGGACGGGCGGCTTCCCGACGACGAACCGGGCCGCCGACCGTCCGGCGGCCCCGACGACCGTTCTCTCGGCGGCGGTCCCGAGGACCGAAAACCGCCAACGGGCGACCCGGCCGACGGCTCGAACCGCTATCGAGACTGA
- a CDS encoding electron transfer flavoprotein subunit beta/FixA family protein, whose protein sequence is MHTVVLTKGVPDFREGKVSFDEDGHLERGKTPTVMNPNDKHALRAAFQTSVRNGGHVSLMSMGPPGYQEVLQEGMADVYADDLYLLSDREMGAADTWATAMTVASGIEKLDTRPDLVFAGFKTADGETGHTGPQTAYCLGWPIVTHVISLDIDEEEDRLRAKRLVDGDVTEIETVEAPLPCFVVADPEFEPTYRKATHRLEHKDRREQTRERAEEYEDHLTVWDHEDLNLDPDYIGLDGSPTIVAGVDPIPKAPSEREATDVDGGDPAELEPVLDELAPYAAGD, encoded by the coding sequence ATGCACACAGTAGTTCTGACGAAGGGCGTCCCGGACTTCCGCGAGGGGAAAGTCTCCTTCGACGAGGACGGGCACCTGGAACGCGGGAAGACACCGACGGTAATGAATCCGAACGACAAGCACGCGCTCCGCGCGGCGTTCCAGACCAGCGTGCGCAACGGCGGGCACGTCTCGCTGATGAGCATGGGACCGCCGGGCTATCAGGAGGTGTTACAGGAGGGCATGGCCGACGTCTACGCCGACGACCTCTATCTCCTCTCCGACCGGGAGATGGGCGCGGCCGACACCTGGGCCACGGCGATGACCGTCGCCTCGGGCATCGAGAAACTCGACACCCGACCGGACCTCGTGTTCGCGGGGTTCAAGACGGCCGACGGAGAGACGGGCCACACCGGGCCGCAGACGGCCTACTGTCTCGGCTGGCCCATCGTCACGCACGTCATCTCGCTGGATATCGACGAGGAGGAGGACCGCTTGCGGGCCAAGCGGCTGGTCGACGGCGACGTCACCGAGATCGAGACGGTCGAGGCCCCGCTCCCGTGTTTCGTCGTCGCGGACCCGGAGTTCGAGCCGACCTACCGGAAGGCGACCCATCGCCTCGAACACAAGGACCGCCGCGAGCAGACGCGGGAGCGGGCCGAGGAGTACGAGGACCACCTCACGGTCTGGGACCACGAGGACCTCAACCTCGACCCGGACTACATCGGGCTGGACGGCTCGCCGACCATCGTCGCCGGCGTCGACCCCATCCCCAAAGCGCCCTCCGAACGGGAGGCGACGGACGTCGACGGCGGCGACCCGGCCGAACTGGAACCGGTACTGGACGAACTCGCGCCCTACGCGGCAGGTGACTGA
- a CDS encoding FAD-dependent monooxygenase has product MTDHEHYEAVVVGCGPGGAAAAVTLARNGVETLVLERGVDAGSKNVSGGLIYAEESAPYTIDGLFPDFREEATERPVTENFIHNIAGDRVKTFDLGGLHHHDTAWADSVLRRPMDSWLARRVHERTRETGGGLLTDVHVTGLLRERGEIVGVTSDELDPIEADIVVAADGVNSELARDAGLMDWEEPDEWFQGVKAVAEMDPDTIDERFDIDDDEGEAHLFSGDLFDGVRGGGFLYTNEASLSIGTVFHLDSLAEERAEPQDLLDSLLTHPLMAQWLGDEYNELEYSAKLVPDSKKVAHPSPHEDRLVLVGDAAGQMQAQGPIIKGMNHAVTAGALAAEAFADARSRGDPHRAGKFYEKKLNDEGVMEKLRPTGYDVFGRAGEVGAIDDLTNSVAESGVGRFAIRAAGGLLERAYNSPTLVSMIPDTKLPYVTLPTVIAEELGDPVTDVNKVEPPELDERIGDLTYDVGEPHIKLLDKSFEASGTAVTACPVSAKDFGGGCYRDEMVQTNGHEEHLVSLDTQPCVECGTCAIVAETEWEHPAGGKGVEFKQG; this is encoded by the coding sequence ATGACTGACCACGAACACTACGAGGCGGTCGTCGTCGGGTGCGGTCCCGGCGGGGCCGCGGCGGCGGTGACGTTAGCGCGAAACGGCGTCGAGACGCTCGTCCTCGAACGCGGGGTCGACGCCGGGTCGAAGAACGTCTCGGGCGGGCTCATCTACGCCGAGGAGTCCGCGCCGTACACGATAGACGGCCTGTTCCCGGACTTCCGCGAGGAAGCGACCGAGCGCCCGGTGACGGAGAACTTCATCCACAACATCGCCGGCGACCGGGTGAAGACGTTCGACCTCGGGGGCTTACACCACCACGACACCGCGTGGGCCGACTCGGTCCTCCGGCGACCGATGGACTCGTGGCTGGCACGACGTGTCCACGAACGCACCCGTGAGACAGGCGGCGGCCTGCTGACGGACGTCCACGTCACCGGCCTGCTCCGCGAGCGGGGCGAAATCGTCGGCGTGACGAGCGATGAACTGGACCCCATCGAGGCCGACATCGTCGTCGCCGCCGACGGCGTCAACTCCGAACTCGCCCGCGACGCGGGGCTGATGGACTGGGAGGAACCCGACGAGTGGTTCCAGGGGGTCAAAGCCGTCGCCGAGATGGACCCCGACACCATCGACGAGCGCTTCGACATCGACGACGACGAGGGGGAGGCCCACCTGTTCTCGGGCGACCTCTTCGACGGCGTCCGGGGCGGCGGCTTCCTCTACACCAACGAGGCGTCGCTCTCCATCGGGACGGTGTTCCACCTGGACTCGCTGGCCGAGGAGCGGGCCGAACCGCAGGACCTGCTCGACAGCCTGCTCACCCACCCGCTGATGGCGCAGTGGCTCGGCGACGAGTACAACGAACTGGAGTACAGCGCGAAGCTCGTCCCGGACTCGAAGAAGGTGGCACACCCCTCGCCCCACGAGGACCGCCTCGTCCTCGTCGGCGACGCCGCCGGGCAGATGCAGGCTCAGGGCCCGATCATCAAGGGGATGAACCACGCCGTGACGGCCGGCGCGCTGGCCGCCGAGGCGTTCGCCGACGCTCGCTCGCGGGGTGACCCCCATCGAGCGGGGAAGTTCTACGAGAAGAAGCTCAACGACGAAGGGGTGATGGAGAAGCTCCGACCGACCGGTTACGACGTGTTCGGGCGGGCGGGTGAAGTCGGCGCGATAGACGACCTCACGAACAGCGTCGCCGAGTCCGGCGTCGGCCGCTTCGCTATCCGCGCGGCGGGCGGCCTCTTGGAGCGGGCCTACAACTCGCCGACGCTCGTCTCGATGATCCCCGACACGAAACTGCCCTACGTCACGCTCCCGACGGTCATCGCCGAGGAGCTGGGCGACCCGGTGACGGACGTGAACAAGGTCGAGCCGCCGGAACTGGACGAGCGCATCGGCGACCTGACCTACGACGTGGGCGAACCGCACATCAAACTCCTTGATAAGTCCTTCGAGGCGTCGGGGACGGCGGTGACGGCCTGCCCGGTCAGCGCGAAGGACTTCGGCGGGGGCTGTTACCGCGACGAGATGGTCCAGACGAACGGCCACGAGGAGCACCTCGTGAGCCTCGACACCCAGCCCTGCGTCGAGTGTGGGACCTGCGCCATCGTCGCCGAGACCGAGTGGGAACACCCCGCCGGCGGGAAGGGAGTCGAGTTCAAACAGGGATAA
- a CDS encoding electron transfer flavoprotein subunit alpha/FixB family protein has product MPEIDPTEHEIAELGPKIKDVDDADELREMLELEADGEDRAPVKTLIEDRIEKLEAEDDGEVDPESVDLSEMTVADIANMVRDVDDVAVLEGVLEREREGKDRSSAVTQIENRIESIEGSDEDEDAEVEYVPPEEKYPELDHPTNDKKWVEGTVGEEYRDMWVYCATQAGELVDVSKEMLGKARELMDQYNEDYGEDERVVAVLIGDESSDLVEEVTAYGADLVIYHEDDRLERFRHTPYTEIFTDMSRAGGDLASEGHEEIDWKDYHEPRYTIFPATNNGRDLSALVQGALDSGLASDCSGLYIENAMISNPAKVGKAGDKKEFERVLHMKRPDFSGFEYSTILCIDKPNRDFHPQGASVIPGSFEIPEPDYEREAEVIDYEMELDDDWFQVEVTEFDRLTGGVDLTGNDVVVAVGRGIGDDPTKGIELALDLVDAFDDADLGLSRGVITSSYAFDSHVEQYVTEERQIGESGQVVEPDVYIAAGISGAIQHKVGCDESDTIIAINTNPDADIRDFSNYMIEGDLFDVLPRLTEAVEAGELGAVMQEASDD; this is encoded by the coding sequence ATGCCCGAGATAGACCCCACCGAACACGAGATCGCCGAGCTTGGACCGAAGATCAAGGACGTCGACGACGCCGACGAACTGCGCGAGATGCTGGAACTCGAAGCAGACGGTGAGGACCGCGCGCCGGTGAAGACGCTCATCGAGGACCGCATCGAGAAGCTCGAAGCGGAGGACGACGGCGAGGTAGACCCCGAGAGCGTCGACCTCTCGGAGATGACCGTCGCGGACATCGCGAACATGGTCCGGGACGTCGACGACGTGGCCGTCCTAGAGGGCGTCCTCGAACGCGAGCGCGAGGGCAAGGACCGCTCGTCGGCCGTCACGCAGATCGAGAACCGCATCGAGTCCATCGAGGGCAGCGACGAAGACGAGGACGCGGAAGTCGAGTACGTCCCGCCCGAGGAGAAGTACCCCGAACTCGACCACCCGACCAACGACAAAAAGTGGGTGGAGGGAACCGTCGGCGAGGAGTACCGCGACATGTGGGTCTACTGCGCGACCCAGGCCGGCGAACTGGTCGACGTCTCCAAGGAGATGCTCGGGAAGGCCCGCGAGCTGATGGACCAGTACAACGAGGACTACGGGGAGGACGAGCGAGTGGTCGCGGTTCTCATCGGCGACGAGTCGAGCGACCTCGTCGAGGAGGTGACCGCCTACGGCGCTGACCTCGTGATCTACCACGAGGACGACCGCCTCGAACGCTTCCGACACACGCCCTACACCGAGATATTCACGGACATGTCCCGGGCGGGCGGCGACCTCGCCAGCGAGGGCCACGAGGAGATCGACTGGAAGGACTACCACGAACCCCGGTATACGATTTTCCCGGCGACGAACAACGGCCGGGACCTCTCGGCGCTCGTCCAGGGCGCGCTCGACTCGGGGCTGGCTTCCGACTGCTCGGGGCTGTACATCGAGAACGCGATGATCTCGAACCCGGCGAAGGTCGGAAAGGCCGGCGACAAGAAGGAGTTCGAGCGCGTGCTTCACATGAAGCGGCCGGACTTCTCGGGGTTCGAGTACTCCACGATTCTGTGCATCGACAAGCCCAACCGCGACTTCCATCCGCAGGGGGCCTCGGTGATTCCGGGGAGTTTCGAGATCCCCGAACCGGACTACGAGCGCGAGGCGGAGGTAATCGACTACGAGATGGAGTTAGACGACGACTGGTTCCAGGTCGAGGTCACGGAGTTCGACCGCCTCACCGGCGGCGTCGACCTGACGGGCAACGACGTCGTCGTCGCCGTCGGCCGGGGCATCGGCGACGACCCGACGAAGGGCATCGAACTCGCCCTCGACCTCGTCGACGCCTTCGACGACGCCGACCTCGGCCTCTCGCGCGGCGTCATCACCTCCTCCTATGCCTTCGACAGCCACGTCGAGCAGTACGTCACGGAGGAGCGCCAGATCGGCGAGTCCGGGCAGGTCGTCGAACCGGACGTCTACATCGCGGCGGGCATCTCCGGCGCGATTCAGCACAAGGTCGGCTGCGACGAGTCCGACACGATAATCGCGATCAACACGAACCCGGACGCCGACATCCGGGACTTCTCGAACTACATGATCGAGGGCGACCTCTTCGACGTGTTGCCGCGGTTGACGGAGGCGGTCGAAGCGGGCGAACTCGGTGCGGTGATGCAGGAGGCGAGCGATGACTGA
- a CDS encoding helix-turn-helix transcriptional regulator — translation MAPDAAQFLADSPDRLALLERLRETPGSPRDLADELDQSRRSVQRNLAAFADRGWAEKRDGDYRLTTTGLLVTRRHREYVDALSAIGENDALYAHLPADVAPDPDLLADATLVVAETDQPQAPVSHYVSTVESADTSRVRMISPVLSRLFHDAHAELVLSGVETELVLDGLTIDRAREKNPAEFATVVSVLPFTLYQSPDSVSFGLTLTDDRVLLLAYDESGQLHACADGTDPAFYAWAAELYDRYRERSESVSGLDTLRS, via the coding sequence ATGGCTCCCGACGCCGCGCAGTTCCTCGCGGACTCGCCCGACCGGTTGGCGCTCTTAGAGCGCCTCCGCGAGACCCCGGGGTCGCCCCGCGACCTCGCCGACGAACTCGACCAGTCTCGCCGGAGCGTCCAGCGGAATCTGGCCGCCTTCGCCGACCGGGGCTGGGCCGAGAAGCGCGACGGCGACTACCGCCTGACGACGACGGGGCTGTTGGTCACGCGCCGCCACCGCGAGTACGTGGACGCCCTCTCTGCAATCGGCGAGAACGACGCCCTCTACGCACACCTGCCCGCGGACGTGGCACCGGACCCGGACCTACTCGCGGACGCGACGCTCGTCGTCGCCGAGACCGACCAACCGCAGGCCCCGGTCAGCCACTACGTGAGTACCGTCGAGTCGGCCGACACCTCCCGCGTGCGGATGATATCGCCGGTGTTGAGCCGCCTGTTCCACGACGCCCACGCCGAACTGGTCCTCTCGGGCGTCGAGACCGAACTCGTCCTCGACGGGCTGACCATCGACCGCGCCCGCGAGAAGAACCCCGCCGAGTTCGCAACGGTGGTGAGCGTCCTGCCCTTTACGCTGTACCAGAGTCCGGATTCCGTCTCGTTCGGCCTGACGCTGACAGACGACCGCGTTCTCCTGCTCGCCTACGACGAGAGCGGACAACTCCACGCCTGCGCCGACGGGACCGACCCGGCGTTCTACGCGTGGGCGGCGGAACTGTACGATCGATACCGCGAGCGCAGCGAGTCGGTGTCGGGCCTCGATACGCTCCGTTCCTGA
- a CDS encoding PAS domain-containing sensor histidine kinase: protein MTDCEPDERHAGQYEAVFESLDQPVYLADDGGRFVRVNDAFAELTGREAETLVGEPVATVLKSDRGEGPSEADASEERKVVTPSGNRIPCEVSVTPLATAEGESRAVGVVQDVSRRAHLESELAEVRERLQTLIEASPLAIVAADEAGVVDVWNPAAESLFGWSTNEICGEPLSVLPVDHRTELQRRHERVLDGDRLTGVETQLRHRGGHTLDVSVSIAPIRGEHGDILGSVAIIADISEQKAREERLQEQNERLDEFASIVSHDLRNPLQVASGSLELARHGATPEVEDRLDSVGDALERMEALVEDTLTLAREGQDIEDTEVVDLRIVAQGAWNGVLTEGATCSIETSRTVLCDPGRLTELFENLFRNALEHGGTDESPVSVTVGELEDGFFVADDGSGIPEDERDAVFESGYTTVGDGTGFGLAIVETIADAHDWDVTLTESEAGGARFEFTDVEWTT from the coding sequence ATGACGGACTGCGAGCCCGACGAGCGGCATGCGGGACAGTACGAAGCCGTCTTCGAGTCGCTCGACCAGCCGGTGTACCTCGCGGACGACGGAGGACGGTTCGTCAGGGTCAACGACGCGTTCGCCGAGCTCACGGGCCGAGAAGCGGAGACGCTCGTCGGCGAACCGGTCGCGACCGTCCTGAAGTCGGACCGAGGCGAGGGACCGTCGGAGGCCGACGCGAGCGAGGAGAGAAAGGTCGTCACACCGTCGGGGAACCGGATTCCGTGCGAGGTGTCCGTGACGCCGCTCGCGACGGCGGAAGGCGAGTCGAGAGCGGTCGGCGTGGTCCAAGATGTCTCCCGCCGAGCTCACCTCGAATCCGAACTGGCTGAGGTGCGCGAGCGCCTCCAGACGCTCATCGAGGCGTCGCCGCTGGCGATCGTCGCCGCGGACGAGGCGGGCGTCGTCGACGTGTGGAACCCCGCCGCGGAGTCGCTGTTCGGGTGGTCGACGAACGAGATCTGCGGCGAACCGCTCTCCGTCCTCCCGGTCGACCACCGCACCGAGTTACAGCGCCGCCACGAGCGCGTACTCGACGGGGACCGCCTCACCGGCGTCGAGACGCAGCTCCGACACCGCGGAGGCCACACGCTCGACGTGAGCGTCTCCATCGCCCCCATTCGGGGCGAACACGGCGACATCCTCGGGAGCGTCGCCATCATCGCGGACATCTCCGAACAGAAGGCCCGCGAGGAGCGACTGCAGGAGCAAAACGAGCGCTTAGACGAGTTCGCCAGCATCGTCAGCCACGACCTCCGGAACCCGTTACAGGTCGCATCGGGGAGCCTCGAGCTCGCGAGACACGGGGCGACGCCGGAAGTCGAGGACCGCCTCGACTCCGTCGGCGACGCGTTAGAGCGGATGGAGGCGCTCGTCGAGGACACGCTCACGCTGGCCAGAGAGGGGCAAGATATCGAAGACACCGAAGTGGTCGACCTCCGCATCGTCGCGCAGGGCGCGTGGAACGGCGTCCTCACCGAGGGGGCGACCTGCTCGATCGAGACGTCGCGGACCGTCCTCTGTGACCCCGGGCGGTTGACCGAGCTGTTCGAGAACCTCTTTCGGAACGCGCTGGAACACGGTGGCACCGACGAGTCGCCGGTTTCGGTCACCGTCGGCGAACTCGAAGACGGCTTTTTCGTCGCTGACGACGGCTCGGGAATCCCCGAAGACGAACGCGACGCCGTGTTCGAATCCGGCTACACCACCGTCGGCGACGGCACCGGGTTCGGCCTCGCGATCGTCGAGACCATCGCCGACGCCCACGACTGGGACGTGACGCTCACCGAGAGCGAGGCGGGCGGCGCGCGCTTCGAGTTCACCGACGTGGAATGGACGACCTGA
- a CDS encoding 4Fe-4S dicluster domain-containing protein, with product MAIDPEFEDNREVVEEHDGHDVWGPVEEPETLGIHGTHVAVDFDICIADGACLEDCPVDVFEWVDTPDHPESEIKADPAHEDQCIDCMLCVDVCPVDAIDVDPGRAGRI from the coding sequence ATGGCCATAGATCCCGAGTTCGAGGACAACCGCGAAGTGGTCGAGGAACACGACGGCCACGACGTGTGGGGACCGGTCGAGGAACCGGAGACGCTTGGTATCCACGGCACACACGTCGCCGTCGACTTCGACATCTGCATCGCCGACGGCGCGTGTCTGGAGGACTGCCCCGTCGACGTCTTCGAGTGGGTGGACACGCCCGATCACCCCGAGAGCGAGATAAAGGCCGACCCGGCCCACGAGGACCAGTGCATCGACTGCATGCTCTGTGTCGACGTCTGCCCGGTCGACGCCATCGACGTGGACCCCGGACGCGCCGGCCGGATCTGA